The following proteins are co-located in the Solea senegalensis isolate Sse05_10M linkage group LG12, IFAPA_SoseM_1, whole genome shotgun sequence genome:
- the fam193b gene encoding protein FAM193B, translating to MARKKSKQQGVAQKEMVPGQQTAPKSPVSPGDAAGGGGGDAGLDRLATTRANQPMHTCCLLCHREFKDWGASSVNGLPGGHGTKLADAVPALSQALLRETPGRKLADAVPSLSQSLLGEVPLWICQSCCKSVEEEERRSTQEQPTPMPLSHSSSCKSQSCGNGYSEQSTVDWDPSSFLSAHKLSGLWNSAHSSGGEHCNHNTSSHSQQGVTPGSVCHEKRGLHEAPGKSAKTSGTKVCPYSHPSSQNSSGSSAGNPLSTSADLCKTTPKHFKTMCRRPTPPGEAFHPSDHHQHTDLSVPPNSPTGLSSQHSSLLPPKPNSAQHGHVTSSSGTGVAAHAPFSPLVPNLHGPTAKLNSPSPDSPTSVHKPSPCKNSHIPAVNTQHSKLGTSLIGCNHPCNGHSQGTVAPPNVGHLTAGACRDQACKGHKMTNGTLCHPSSELEEGEDEDSSSERSSCASSSTNQKDGKYCDCCYCEFFGHNAPPAAPTSRNYAEIREKLRSRLTRRKEELPQRQDSDLTVAGVIDNRDVDELLDFINSSEPKPVNSAKAAKRARHKQKKKEKAQQCNVGAAGSDPHSNPSEPVDEPIPDGSEASRMLDWPQLELERVNSFLTSRLEEIKNTIKDSIRASFSMYDLNLDVNDFPKKAATLEGNHLLSHLNGSSDLQQIDLDLAPLSLGSFKSHLDLVNGWEDTNAVSSPNTTTMASGVTVGSKDIQRLHTTPSLSKLIRVRSPERCTSTGSDNLPQVPALATAKSKEDTPDPKNTVIGNGGAKSKKNKKQQQKQEQIVPELNSSKSVKAVSRNESQKVSEKENASNGSKVGNKQPQHSTDNQRNGLKKAEEGRLSKHAANGANGGLPNAQRGKGDMETRGSRSEQDAESRTHHTIPANGQQQQQAKGKNKKNKSKNEKSSSAIDDVFLPKDVDPTEMDEIDREVEYFKRFCLDSAKQTRQKVAVNWSNFSLKKVPSNAAQ from the exons ATGGCGAGGAAGAAAAGCAAGCAGCAAGGGGTCGCCCAGAAGGAGATGGTGCCTGGACAGCAGACCGCACCGAAGAGCCCAGTCTCTCCCGGCGATGCAGCAGGCGGTGGCGGTGGAGATGCTGGGCTGGATAGGCTGGCCACTACCAGAGCGAACCAG CCTATGCACACCTGCTGCCTCCTGTGCCACCGTGAATTTAAGGACTGGGGAGCAAGCTCTGTGAATGGACTCCCTGGTGGCCACGGGACCAAGTTGGCTGATGCTGTGCCTGCGCTCTCCCAGGCCTTATTGCGGGAGACGCCTGGGCGTAAGCTTGCTGATGCCGTGCCCTCGCTGTCTCAGTCCCTGCTGGGAGAGGTGCCTCTGTGGATCTGTCAAAGCTGCTGCAAGAGTgttgaggaagaggaaagacgGAGCACACAGGAGCAGCCGACACCG aTGCCATTGTCACACTCTTCCTCCTGTAAATCCCAGAGCTGTGGGAACGGTTACTCGGAGCAAAGCACTGTGGACTGGGATCCGAGTTCCTTCCTGTCAGCCCACAAACTGTCAGGTCTCTGGAACTCTGCTCACTCTAGTGGAGGGGAGCACTGCAACCACAACACTTCATCACACTCGCAACAAG GTGTAACACCGGGCTCAGTCTGTCATGAGAAAAGAGGACTTCACGAAGCTCCTGGGAAATCTGCTAAAACATCAGGGACCAAAGTCTGTCCCTACAGTCATCCGTCGTCCCAGAATTCCAGTGGATCTTCTGCTGGGAACCCTCTGTCTACCTCAGCAGACCTTTGTAAAACCACTCCCAAGCACTTCAAGACCATGTGCCGTCGACCAACACCCCCAG GTGAAGCCTTCCACCCCAGTGACCATCATCAACACACAGACTTGTCGGTTCCCCCCAACAGTCCCACCGGCTTGTCATCCCAGCATTCCTCCCTCCTGCCCCCAAAGCCGAACTCTGCGCAGCACGGTCATGTAACCTCCTCGTCGGGCACGGGTGTGGCAGCCCACGCTCCTTTCTCCCCGCTGGTACCAAATCTCCACGGCCCGACAGCCAAACTTAATTCGCCCAGTCCAGATAGCCCAACGTCTGTACATAAGCCCAGCCCGTGCAAAAACTCCCACATTCctgctgtgaacacacaacacagcaaacTGGGCACGTCTTTAATAGGCTGTAACCATCCCTGTAATGGGCACAGTCAAGGAACAGTGGCTCCTCCCAATGTAGGTCATCTGACAGCTGGGGCCTGCAG GGATCAGGCATGTAAGGGGcacaaaatgacaaatgggACATTGTGTCATCCTTCATCTGAACTGGAGGAGGGGGAAGATGAAGACAGCAGCTCTGAGAGGAGCTCCTGTGCCTCTTCTTCCACCAACCAGAAGGATGGAAAgtactgtgactgctgctacTGCGAGTTCTTCGGACACAATGCG CCTCCAGCTGCACCAACGAGCCGAAACTATGCTGAGATCCGAGAGAAACTCCGCTCACGTCTGACCCGGCGCAAAGAGGAGCTGCCTCAGCGTCAAGATTCAGACCTGACTGTTGCCGGTGTCATTGACAACAGAGACGTGGACGAGCTGCTAGACTTCATCAACAGTTCTGAGCCCAAACCTGTCAACAGTGCCAAGGCTGCCAAAAGGGCtcgacacaaacaaaagaagaag gaaaAAGCACAGCAGTGCAACGTGGGTGCTGCAGGCAGTGACCCCCACTCCAATCCATCTGAGCCTGTCGATGAGCCCATACCTGATGGTTCTGAAGCCAGTCGAATGCTGGACTGGCCTCAGCTGGAGCTTGAGCgtgtcaacagttttcttaCCAGTCGGCTGGAAGAGATTAAGAACACTATCAAAGACTCAATCCGGGCCTCGTTTAGTATGTATGACCTCAATCTGGATGTCAATGACTTCCCAAAGAAGGCAGCCACGTTGGAGGGCAACCATTTACTGTCTCATCTCAATGGTTCCTCTGATCTGCAGCAGATAGACCTCGACCTTGCCCCTCTTTCACTGGGATCCTTTAAGAGCCACCTTGATCTGGTTAATGGATGGGAGGACACAAATGCTGTGTCTTCCCCTAATACCACCACCATGGCATCGGGAGTAACTGTTGGGTCAAAGGACATCCAGCGGTTGCACACTACCCCCAGTCTATCAAAACTCATAAGGGTTCGCTCACCAGAAAGATGCACGTCTACTGGATCTGACAATTTGCCACAGGTGCCAGCCTTAGCCACGGCTAAATCAAAGGAGGACACCCCTGATCCCAAGAACACAGTTATTGGGAATGGTGGTGCAAAGTCtaagaagaataaaaagcagcagcaaaaacaggAGCAAATTGTGCCTGAGCTCAATTCCAGTAAATCAGTCAAAGCCGTCTCCAGGAACGAATCGCAGAAAGTcagtgagaaagaaaatgctTCTAATGGCTCAAAGGTTGGGAACAAACAACCACAGCATTCTACAGATAACCAGAGAAATGGCCTTAAGAAAGCTGAGGAAGGCAGGTTGTCCAAACATGCAGCAAATGGGGCGAATGGTGGCCTCCCCAATGCACAAAGAGGTAAAGGTGACATGGAGACGCGGGGAAGTCGATCTGAGCAGGATGCAGAAAGTAGAACTCATCACACCATTCCAGCAAAtggacaacaacagcaacaagccaaggggaaaaataagaagaacaagagcaaaaatgaaaaatccagCAGTGCTATTG ATGATGTGTTTCTCCCGAAAGATGTGGACCCAACTGAAATGGATGAGATTGATCGGGAAGTGGAATACTTCAAAAG GTTTTGCCTGGattctgcaaaacaaactcGCCAGAAGGTAGCAGTGAATTGGTCCAACTTCAGCCTCAAAAAGGTTCCTTCCAATGCAGCTCAATAA